Genomic segment of Rattus norvegicus strain BN/NHsdMcwi chromosome 7, GRCr8, whole genome shotgun sequence:
AGATCACCCTCACATCCTGGTCAAATTCTAGGCCAGAGGAAAAGTATAGAGGattgggaggagtcaggagggggggGCTGTGATTGAAATTAAACAATAAGTAAACCAACAAAGAATgtattacatgaaaaataaatttaatacatttttaaagagcataaaatgattatttttgatgtttttaatgACATCAAAAGGcttgttattttctttcatggAAAACATCTATTCCAGTGtaggtctttttatttttaaagttattttattgcatattaaTTATTTAAGACTGCATTAAAACATAAAGGTATGCATATTCATGAAGTATCACATGGTATCTTGCTACAAGAGAACACTGTTTAATAGTCAAATCAGAACTCAACTTTTGTTCCttcaaaaattaataatttctGTTTGATGAAAACATTCAACATTTATTTTCAAGCTTTCTGAATTATATAGTATGCTATTGTTACTGATATAGTCACCATACTTGCAACATCTAATGGAACTTCTGACTTCTACCTACTTGTAATTTAATTAATCTTTTCTCaactttctcttcctcatttctgTTCTAGAAATCAATATATCAATTCTCAACTTCTCTGAGGTCAGCTCTTCTATAACCCTGATGCATTTTAGCACAATTTTCACTATACTACATGTATTAAAAATGATAGAATTTCATCCTATTTTATGGTGAAAAGGTTTCCCTGCTATACATGCGGGACAGTTTGATTATCTGCTCACTATCTTATTCCCATTTCTCCTTTGTATCTCTGAGAGTAcatggtggggaggggggtgtgattgtgtttttctctttttttttgttttgtttgtgtcctCTTCTGTTTTAGGACCTAAGTAGTGCTCAACTTAAGGAGAATACACACTAGTTTCCATTAAATGAATTAGTGAATTAATCAATTGAAAGTTTTGATTTAGAAAAAAGAATGGTGACTTActttttttgttgaagatataaaAATCTTCTGGCAATTGCTTCTCTATTGTTTTAGTTTTCACTATCATTTTCTGGTATTCTTAATTTTAAAGTGAAACAGGGGTTATGGTTTATGAAAGTTATTAGCACACATGCAAGGATGTGATCCTAATAGAGGTTTGTAGGAGAAGGAATGTTAATCGACTACAATGAGAAAGAGTGTTCAGGAAAAGTCAGCCTGACCCAGAAGTTTGGGAAGTATACCTTCCATGTTTATTGGGTTTCATCCTGTCTTATTTCTTGGAAAATGCTATAATTCTTTTTATTGAATCACAGAAGGCTTGCTTGACTTGCCTATTCCTAAGTGTGTAGATGAAGGGGTTTAGCATAGGAGCAATGGAAGTAGTGAGAACAGTCACACCCTTGTTGATGGCCACCTCCTCCTTTGCGGAAGGCTTGATGTAGATGAAGATGCAGCTACCATAGGTGATGGAAACCACAATCATGTGGGAAGAGCAGGTAGAGACggcctttttcttttgttgggcAGAAGGGAATCTAAGAACTGCCTTGATAATATTAATGTAGGAGAGAACAACACACACCAGCGTTATAATGAGAGTCAGTACAGCACAGATGAGAACTGTGTGCTCCATGAACCAAGTGTCTGAACAAGAGATTTTAAGGAGAGGGGAAGCATCACAGATAAAATTATCAATGATATTAGAATCACAGAACTGCAGATTTAGGCCGAGGCTAAGTGGgggaattaaaataaataaaccagctacccaacaacaaaacacaagtcTTCTGCAGACAGCGGTATTCATGGTAGTCAAATAGTGCAGTGGCCTGCAGATGGCCACATAACGGTCGTAGGACATGGCAGCTAGAAGAAAAAATTCAGTTACACCAAAGAGGTCGGTAAAAAATACTTGGGCAACACAGGCATTATAGGTAATTGTTTTGTCACCTGTTGCTATGCTATACAGGTATCTGGGGATGCTTGCAGATGTGAAGGAGATCTCTAAGACAGAAAAGTTTTTAAGGAAATAATACATGGCTGTTTTAAGGTGAGGATCCTCTAAGACGAGGGAGATGATGGCCAGATTTCCAGTTATGCTCAGTGAGTAGGTGAAGAAGAGAATGATAAAGATAAGAACCTGCAGTTGTTGGTCATCTGTCAGTCCAAGTAAGATGAATGTTATAACAGTGTGGTTCCTCCtctttgatttctgttttttttagaTCTGCAGAGAACATTTAGAGACTTTTAAATATAGATTCCATTTTAAATTTGTCAGGTTTTTCTTATTCATTATACCTCAAAAATTACCCTTTAAATGCATAATGTGGAAGGACCTGTAAGTCCTGTGATCCTGTTATTTTATGTGAAACAAAAATCCCTTTTGGCTCAAGAAGTATCAAAACTAGGTGGAATTATATGATGCTTTGTTCAAGTGTGTTGCTCCTTTGTAAAGTGCTGAAACAAGCTGGACAATGTGAGAGAACTATGCACAATTCTGTCACTTCTGGCCTCTATTGTCACTCTGTACTTGAAACATGTAATTGTGTTTACTGCAATTTGTGTTTTCACCCTGAAGACATCCAGACTTAGCATTTATGAATATACAGTACATGCACACGTATCAACTCGCCTATGTGTACAACATACCTATAAACACTAtaacagacatagacacagacacagacacagaaacagacacacacacacacacacacacacacacacacacacactcacttctaTAGTTGCTGCCATGATACTACCTGCCTTCTTATTTGGTTTCTCTGTTCCCTAGTGATCACTTAACAATTCagagcaataataataacaatagcaGAGAAGCCTTTAAAGCACGATGTAATTATGCAGagaacacacacattctctcaagaaatactttgaaaaataattttcaaagatgCTGTCTGTGATGACTCCCCACCACATCATATCAAGTTTGAATCTACTTTTCCCACATAGCCTTAAGCTCATGATAAAACATGGAATGAAAGAATAAGGAAATTGGCTAacccaatttaagaaaaaaaatattgtgaCACAGTTAAGAACATATGCATGAGTAAATGGTATTAATTAATTTGGAATGAACATTTACATATTCAGTTTGAAACATTGTCTTTTCTACAAATTATGAGGTTGTGAGAGTCAAtttgattcttttatttattttagactgTTGACaaagttattaaaattttattcctCTTTACTTAAAAGATTATGGCATTTTCTTCAGCTCTTTTATGTTACATTACAATAATTCAGGTGATCTCCATTATACacatatttctatctttccatGGCCCTTTAATTCTCAGTTGTGACCTGATATATTAATTTGAGCATATCTCAGACAAAACCCATTCCAGTAGCATGCTCTTCTTTTCAAAAAAGGTAACATGCTCCAATATGTACCACATCCCCAGTACCAGATTTTTAGCGACCACTTCCAACAGAACAGGAGTACCCTATTCCCAACTTACCTGgttgattttcatttttccaacTCTAAAATCTCCCAGAGAGTTTCCTGCAAGTTTGACAAATGTGGTActggaccctcctgtctctgcaacCCCAAGAATCATTACCTGCTATTAATACACAAAGAAGAATACTGGTTTAAGATTCAAATCATGGAACGTGGACCATCCCCACCTCCCTTTTTATTATACAACTTGGCAAAAGTCAGACAATCCCACATTGAACTGGTTGTCTAACaaatttttctaaatatatttgtCTATTGCATATTTTCCAATCAGATATCTACAAagatatttcctttttatttgggcTTCTAATGCAAAACATTTTCATACTGACTTTGTTTACTTACATTTTGCATGAATTCGAACTGATAGCTAGTTATATATTCTTTGGTAGTATTTTTTAGTTAAAACTGTTTTCAGACAGGATATTGATATGTAGTACAGTATGACGTCTAAACCCCAATCCTCTAGTTTCAGTCTCCTAAGATTGCACACATGCTTCACCAGAAATAACTACTTTGGTTCTTCAAAAGACCAACATTTTACTCTATTTACTTTTATAGGTGACAGAAGaggaattgttttcttttccttggatgCTTTAAAAATTTCTTCTTCCTACTCTACATTTAGTCTCAGAGGGGACAGTGATCATGCCACTGAGTAAAAGATTAACATTGTCACTGTTAGTCCTTTGTAGTCAGTGCTATTCATGTAGCAAGCTGACTtttgtttattctattttcaaaatgaaatgagaaggtagatttctgtgaggtAATTCTCTGTTAACTAATTTCTCATTCTTAGGATGTGTTATAGGTGTTTACCTTTTTATATGCAcagaaatgatgatgatgactgattgattgatttgagATTCTCAATAAAGTTGAAATATTTATCAATAGCTATCAAAatgtaacatttatttattattctgtgAATCTTTAGCATGCTGAGATGTGTGACCAGTTGAgtttaactctttttttatttttattttttttattgtcaaATGCCaatatcctttttttatttattttattttatttttttattaagttgagtatttcttatatacatttccagtgttattccctttcccggtttccgggcaaacatccctctcccccctccccttccttataggtgttcccctcccaaccctccccccattgccgccctccccccaacagtctagttcactgggggttcagtcttagcaggatccagggcttccccttccactggtgctcttactaggatattcattgctacctatgagggcagagtccagggtcagtccatgtatagtctttaggtagtggcttagtccctggaagctctggttgcttggcattgttgtacatatggggtctcgagccccttcaagctcttccagttctttctctgattccttcaacgggggttctattctcagttcagtggtttgctgctggcatccgcctctgtatttgctttattctggctgtgtctctcaggagcgatctacatccggctcctgtcggtctgcacttctttgcttcatccatcttgtctaattggatggctgtatatgtatgggccacatgtggggcaggctctgaatgggtgttacttcagtctctgttttaatctttgcctctctcttcctgagTTTAACTCTTAAATTctatatatagtcatatataaaatatcatcAGATTAGGTTTATATATGCAGAGAAATTTTGTTGTGTAAATAAAGAGAATGCtttataaaatatagaaattatcacaaatttatttctcattttatgaGTTAAATTTTTCCAAGGTATAAAAAATGagatcaaacaaataaatataataaagacaagagTATTGATTGTACTTACCATTGTGACTGTTAATGTtagattttgtttgttgttgaagTTTGAAGTCTTAAAATTCCTTCATTGAAATGAAAATTGACATGAATATTCTCGTATCAACTTCTAGTTACCTTTGCCACAGTCAAGCTTGCGACTGATTGGGGATGCATTGACACCTAGGTAGAATCCATCTGTATTCAGTTTCTTGGACTTACTTTTATACTGTTTAAACTTTCTTACTGTAAAAACAAATCAACGAATTGCTGGTATGAATGTTCCACTTATGATTCTTGTTGCTCTGACTTATCAGAGCCATGAGCATCTTCTTTTTCTAACTTAATCGTTGCTTATTTGGTAAAAATGCAACTAACTAAATAAACATAATCCCTTGCGATGTACACTCACTAATGAATCTTCTGAGTAACCTAATTTCAAGTTTAAAAAATTATGCTGCATTGTGCTTCTTCAGAGACAGTGTCTTTGGAGACAGAAGGATACAGCATTATATAGAGTTCAGCAAGAATTGAGAAGAATCTGACTATACACTAATCTACAGACTTAGGCTTAATACTTGATACATAAACTGAAACAAAACCTAAGGGGAGCTCTAATAAAAACCACATTTCTTATGTAAAGATTGTCATGTGAATCACTTATTATATAGTTAAGAAATTTAAATTAGTTAAGGAAAATcgagaaaatacataaaatcacAGTATCAAATTGCTGCTTTTAGTGTAGTGGTTTGTTCTATAGTTGTATCAAAATGCTTATAAGTACTGCTTAAAAAACACTGAAAGGCTTTGGGGAAAAACAGCATTTAGCAGCCTCATCCATTTAACTTGGTGAaggaaaacaggcaggatggttgaaacatggccattttttattccttaaagaaatgatAGTTGTAAATGGATTTGTCAATAGCTGAgatattttttgagaaaatcgGTGGAAGGGATTGTGGACAGTTCTCAGATGCCTTCAGTGGCTTGGGGTAGGTTAGGCCAAACTACAGGAAATTCTTGCCTAATAATTAGCTGGATGACCAAAGACTGGCTACATAATTGTGGGGGAACATCTGGGAGTTGAACAGTGAAGCAGAACACTGTTATTGTCAGTAGGAATTTTCTGACATTGTCTTTTACCCTCTCCTCACCATTCACATCAACACTGTGATGAGCTAGAGCAGAGTCTGGAGCCCAATGGACCAATGGTCCTGTAAACCATTatggacagagagaaaggggattTATGTATGAAACTAGGGGTTGGTGGCAAGCTCTTTCATAAGTACAATGGTTGAGGTTGGCAGTAACCTCTTCTTCTTCCAACCCCCTACAACTTGCACAGTTGAATACCATAAGGAAAGAGGATCTGCAGAGCTCAAAACTGGGCAGAACCAATGGCCACATATACTCAGGGGAGAGAGTGAGGGGACAGAAATGTGAATCTGAGGGCTGAGACAGTCTTGCTCTCAAATTTCTCTGCCTAAGTCAGGAGGAAATTACAGTAAGGTTCCCATTTCGCTTTACCTAATACAGAGTATGGAACCTGATAGATCATTAAAGAGGAAGTTGAAGTGCAGTTGTGTTGTAGTGTGGGAAACTCTCTTCCAAAGGTGGTTGGTCTATATGCCATTGGAACAATACATAATAACGATTTAGTTTTTTAGATTTAAACTAGAACTGTAAACTGTGTCTTCCCCACCAATGCAATTCTCTACCTGAAATATCATACAGAGAGAGTTAAAAACCCATTATACCAAGGGAAAAAATATCACTTGATGTGACTGAAAAAAATCCTATGTAATTCCATTATAGTTTACACTTAATTTATTGATAATCAAATTTTTATTGCTGAAAACTATTTAATAAGATTTTAATTGAAGTAGAATGATATAAtttcctattttcctttcttccttctagcCCATCCCAGATACCTTCATTTGAATCTCTCCCATGTCCTGTTCAAGTAGATAGCATCTTttctttgtgtacacacacacacacacacacacacacacacacacacacacacagacacacacacaaaatcaatcttctgagtctgtttttgttgtttgcgtATATATGGTTTAAGGGTTGACAACTCTAAAATGGACAACCAACAAGAGAGCTCATCCCTTGAAGGGCTAATTCTCTTAGCAGTCTTTAGTAGCCTGCAGTTCTTTGTGAAGGTTGTGACCCCATGAAATTTCCCCTCCTCCACATGAACATGTTCATTGATGTTGATATTTTTCCAATCTTGTGTATGCATACATTTTTAGGAAAGCTTGTTGCAGAGCAGCCATCCTGCTATTCTGACACTTAACAGTATTTTTGCTCCATCTTCCATGATGTTCTAGAGATACAATAACTCTGATATAGATTTATCCATTGGGCCTGTGTTCCCTACAGTCTGCTCCCCTTGCCTTGTGTCCTGTTGcagttttctgtgatggtctctatTTGATGCAAAGAGAGCCCTTTTTAAATAAGGGGTGATAGCATCACTTATCTCCTTTACATTGGAAGTTAGTTAATGCATAGACTTATAGCTAACCAAATACTGAGATTGAGTGGTTTATTGAACTCCCAGCCCTAAATAGGATATCTAATTTATCCCTCCAAGGTGCATGTATAACTCATGAATAAGACTGCATCCATCAAGACATGATTCTATACCCAAGAGATCCTAAAATACTCCACCaggattaaaaatatacaataataaGAAGATACCAACATATGCATATAAATCTATAAAACACCATGAAATTATCAACATAATTAATTATGGAAATAAAAGGAGAAGAACATGTTAAAGGCATAAACAATGTACTTGATAAAATCATAGCAGAAACTTTTCTAAATGTAAAGAAGTAATCATATAAGATCAGGAAGCATTTAaacaccaaatagacaagatCAGACATGAACATCATATCGTTTACAGTCAAAACCCTAAACATagagaataaacaaaaattaatgaaacCTGCAAGAGAGAACAAATCACACATAGAAGCAAACACATCAGAATTACAGCAATTTTCTCAACAGAAACCACAAAAGCCAGAATATAGAGCAATGTATATTATTATTGAAGGACAGCAAATGCCAAGTGAGATTACtacacccagcaaaactatctgtTTTAATTAAAAGTGAAACAAAATCTTCCCTTGATAAAAATAAGCAGGATAAATTCATCACCACTAAATTGGCATTAAGGAGGATACCTGAAGGAATTCTTGAGACTACAAAGAACTATGGACACATTCAGGATCCTTCAGAAAAGAATAAGCTATCCTGAAAGAGCAATtatagacaaaacaaaaaacaccgcCAAAGCAGCAAGATGACAATAATCAATACCTTTGtagtataattttaatttttatggacCAAATTTTCcagtaaaaataaagataatcaGATTGAATTAAAAAGAGATTAATCTATCCATTGCTCCCATGACACACCTTACCATCAAAGGCAAATTTAACATTAGGGTGAAAATAGAGAAAAAGTTATTCCAAGTAAATAGAATGAGAAAGCAAGAATGTATTATAGTGATAAGAGCTGACAAATAAATTTAAGCCAAAATTATTcagaagaaataaatttatttatttttattttttaatttttaacctttcttttatttattttttgtaacaTTAgggatattttttattggattttgatttgttttcttttcaaatgttatatgctttcccagtttcctgcccatatctcccctccccctcctcctgcttctatgagggtgttccaccAATCACACACCCACCTGGCCTCCcaaccccaacattcccctacactggggcatcgagcaggaccaagggcttctcctccctttgatgcccaacatcatcctctgatacatgtgctgttggagccatgagtctgtcatgtgtactctttggatggtggtttagtccctgggtgctctggttggCTTGGCATTATCGTTCTTatagagttgcaaaccccttcagcttcttcaatcctgtctctaactcctccattgggaaccccattctcagttcagtggttagctgtGAGGATCCAcctgtgtatttgtcatgctctgctaaagcctctcaggagacagctatattaggatCCTGTCAgattgcacttcttggcattcccaATAGTGACTGGCTTGTAGGGTGTATGTTGTCCCATCCACCAGGACTGTCAATGAGGGTCCAGAGGgtatctggaagagaatgggggataagagacatgaagaaggacaccaagacaagagtctgatcaaggcgacaattttaatttctttttttgttcataGTCATTTTATTCCCtatggtttcttttcttccatctttattaacttgactatttcttatttacatttcaattattattccacttcccggtttgcgggcaaacatccacctaacccctccccttccccttctatatggatgttcccatccccatcctcctcccattaccaccctcccccaacaatcacgttcaatgggcttcattcttggcaggacccagggctcccccttccatcagtgctcttactaggctattcattgctacatatgcagttggagtccagggtcagtccatgcctatgggtaggggcttagtccctggaagctctggttggttggcattgttgttcatatggggtctcaagccccttcaaggtctttcaggcctttctctgaaaccttcaatgggggtccggttctcagtttagtggtttgctgctggcattcgcttatgaaTTTgtcgtattctggctgtgtctctcaggagagatacacatccagttcctgtcagcctgcacttctttgcttcatccatcttatctagtttggtggctgtatatgtatgggccacatgtggggcaggctctgaatgggtgttccttcggccCCTGTTCTAAACTA
This window contains:
- the Or6c203l1 gene encoding olfactory receptor 6C2 is translated as MILGVAETGGSSTTFVKLAGNSLGDFRVGKMKINQKSKRRNHTVITFILLGLTDDQQLQVLIFIILFFTYSLSITGNLAIISLVLEDPHLKTAMYYFLKNFSVLEISFTSASIPRYLYSIATGDKTITYNACVAQVFFTDLFGVTEFFLLAAMSYDRYVAICRPLHYLTTMNTAVCRRLVFCCWVAGLFILIPPLSLGLNLQFCDSNIIDNFICDASPLLKISCSDTWFMEHTVLICAVLTLIITLVCVVLSYINIIKAVLRFPSAQQKKKAVSTCSSHMIVVSITYGSCIFIYIKPSAKEEVAINKGVTVLTTSIAPMLNPFIYTLRNRQVKQAFCDSIKRIIAFSKK